The Papaver somniferum cultivar HN1 chromosome 3, ASM357369v1, whole genome shotgun sequence genome includes a region encoding these proteins:
- the LOC113359437 gene encoding BTB/POZ and MATH domain-containing protein 3-like, translating to MYMKRSELETSNYLKDDRLSIHGTVSIVQTHFEEGKRYVIPVSPSDMIQNLRRLLKSEIGSDITFQVAGEEFRAHKSILAARSPVFKSMFFGLVGNRDMETTVVEEFDPFAFKVMLLFLYSDELPETHELCDSDSPCTSTKIMRHLLTAADCYNLARLRQMCEAKLYEDIAVNTVADTLALT from the exons ATGTATATGAAAAGGTCGGAGTTGGAGACCTCAAATTATCTCAAGGATGATCGTCTTAGCATACATGGTACAGTCAGCATAGTGCAAACTCATTTTGAAGAGGGGAAACGTTATGTTATTCCTGTATCTCCATCAGATATGATTCAGAATCTCAGGCGTTTGCTGAAATCTGAAATTGGTTCTGATATTACTTTTCAAGTTGCCGGTGAAGAATTCCGAGCCCATAAGTCGATTCTTGCGGCTCGATCTCCTGTATTTAAATCTATGTTTTTTGGACTAGTGGGTAATCGAGACATGGAAACAACAGTTGTTGAAGAGTTTGATCCTTTTGCTTTTAAG GTCATGCTGCTATTTTTGTACTCGGATGAACTTCCTGAAACACATGAACTTTGTGATTCAGATTCTCCTTGCACTTCAACTAAAATCATGCGACATCTATTAACTGCAGCAGATTGCTATAATCTTGCTCGATTGAGACAAATGTGTGAGGCTAAATTATATGAAGATATAGCTGTAAATACTGTGGCAGATACACTGGCATTAACATAA